In Cyprinus carpio isolate SPL01 chromosome A1, ASM1834038v1, whole genome shotgun sequence, the following proteins share a genomic window:
- the LOC122138844 gene encoding lipopolysaccharide-induced tumor necrosis factor-alpha factor homolog, with protein sequence MDIPACTAAAGSTSPPPAYNDISNFPLYEEIPASPPPEYTVAIAPPANRQRVNLQEVRQNPNRSRANPYPVLNVPPHIEIVERTEQIFMQQIVQPVAPQVVVVQPQQVLVFLDDTPTETVCKYCHRSIITNVKYKSGSAAWGMCFLLTIVGLICGFCLIPFFVRGFKDAHHSCPNCHRHLGIYTRK encoded by the exons ATGGATATCCCCGCATGTACAGCAGCAGCAGGTTCCACATCTCCACCCCCTGCATACAATGACATCAGTAACTTTCCCCTTTATGAGGAAATTCCAGCTTCGCCACCACCTGAATATACTGTGGCCATAGCACCACCTGCCAACAGGCAGAGAG TCAATCTTCAAGAGGTTCGTCAAAACCCTAATAGAAGTAGGGCAAACCCTTATCCTGTCCTCAATGTGCCCCCTCATATCGAAATAGTCGAACGCACAGAACAAA TATTCATGCAGCAGATAGTGCAGCCTGTAGCCCCTCAGGTGGTCGTGGTGCAGCCACAACAGGTGCTTGTTTTTTTGGATGACACACCGACAGAGACTGTGTGCAAGTATTGCCATAGGAGCATCATCactaatgtgaaatataaatctGGTTCTGCTGCATGGGGCATGTGCTTCTTATTGACTATAGTCGG GCTCATTTGTGGATTTTGCCTTATCCCATTCTTTGTCAGAGGGTTTAAAGATGCCCATCACTCCTGTCCTAACTGCCACAGGCACTTAGGAATATACACCCGCAAATGA
- the LOC109074881 gene encoding protein disulfide-isomerase-like codes for MNCSIMRFLHILGFTLLLCGLCVRAEEETVKEAEDSSEEDTEPEKPEKTDEITEEKDVLVLHSVNFDRALSENKYLLVEFYAPWCGHCRSLEPIYAEVAGLLKNESSEARLAKVDAAEERDLAAEFNVNSFPTLKFFKDGNRQNVTDFSGKRTVKGITRWLERHTGPSATVLNDVKSVKALLDANDVVVVGFFQDLEGDKAKTFYDVTLIAVDVNFGITSNLELFKKYDVKSDSLVLFKKFDERRADLPLTEESKLDKGEMISFIQTNSMKLVIPFNEENAEQIFSSKVRNHMILFINTTVESQNALLEDFRDVASEFKEKVLFITLDVTSDKVDHVLKYFSVSANDAPIIRLINTKKVVTYTMEGSTINKDALRTFCQGVLDGTVKPFLKTQEIPEDWDKNPVKVLVGKNFNKVAFDETKNVFVEFYAPWCGHCQQLAPIWDELGEKYKDHENIVIAKMDASENDVENVTIPGFPTIKYFSAGAEKKIVDYNGNRDLETFSKFLDNGGVLPEEERKDDDDEDESDDEDDDDDEDEVSDEQIKESPKSAHETSKDEL; via the exons ATGAACTGTTCGATCATGAGGTTTCTACACATCCTGGGTTTCACCCTCTTGCTCTGCGGCCTGTGTGTGAGGGCAGAGGAGGAAACAGTTAAGGAAGCTGAGGACAGCTCTGAAGAAGATACAGAACCAGAGAAACCAGAAAAGACTGATGAAATTACAGAAGAGAAAGATGTTTTGGTCCTTCATAGTGTCAACTTTGATAGGGCTCTCAGTGAGAACAAGTACCTGCTTGTAGAATTTT acGCTCCATGGTGTGGTCActgtcgcagtctggagcccatTTATGCAGAAGTTGCTGGATTACTGAAAAATGAGTCATCTGAAGCACGACTGGCCAAAGTGGATGCGGCAGAAGAGAGAGACCTTGCAGCAGAGTTCAATGTGAACAGCTTTCCCACACTTAAATTCTTCAAAGATGGCAACAGGCAAAATGTCACTGATTTTTCtg GAAAGAGAACGGTAAAAGGAATCACAAGATGGCTGGAGAGGCACACAGGGCCCAGTGCTACGGTTCTCAATGATGTGAAGAGTGTAAAGGCTCTGCTGGATGCAAATGATGTGGTTGTGGTTGGATTCTTCCAG GATTTGGAAGGTGATAAGGCAAAGACATTCTATGATGTAACTTTAATAGCAGTGGATGTTAACTTCGGAATCACAAGCAACCTAGAGCTCTTCAAGAAGTATGACGTAAAAAGTGACTCATTGGTGCTCTTCAAGAAG TTTGATGAAAGGCGGGCAGACTTGCCACTCACCGAGGAAAGCAAGCTAGACAAAGGGGAGATGATTTCATTTATCCAAACCAACAGTATGAAACTTGTCATTCCATTTAATGAAGAG AATGCTGAACAAATTTTTAGCTCTAAGGTCCGTAATCACATGATTCTATTCATTAATACAACTGTggaatcccagaatgcacttctAGAAGATTTTAGAGATGTTGCCAGTGAGTTTAAggaaaaa gtgcttTTCATCACATTAGATGTTACGTCTGACAAAGTGGATCATGTGCTGAAGTATTTCAGCGTCTCTGCAAATGATGCTCCTATTATTCGCCTGATCAACACCAAGAAAGTGGTGACATACACAATGGAAGGATCAACCATCAACAAAGATGCACTGAGAACAttttgccagggtgttctggatggtacTGTGAAG CCCTTTTTGAAGACTCAAGAAATTCCAGAGGACTGGGACAAGAATCCAGTTAAAGTCCTTGTTGGGAAGAACTTCAACAAAGTGGCTTTTGATGAGACTAAGAATGTCTTTGTGGAATTCT ATGCTCCATGGTGTGGTCACTGTCAGCAACTGGCTCCTATATGGGATGAGTTGGGAGAGAAGTACAAAGACCATGAGAACATAGTCATTGCGAAGATGGATGCTTCAGAAAATGATGTGGAAAATGTCACTATACCGGGATTTCCTACCATTAAATACTTTTCAGCTGGGGCTGAAAAGAAG ATTGTTGACTATAATGGAAATAGAGATTTGGAGACTTTCTCAAAGTTCCTGGATAATGGAGGAGTGTTACCAGAAGAAGAGcgtaaagatgatgatgatgaggacgAAAGTGATGATgaggacgatgatgatgatgaagatgag GTGTCAGATGAACAGATAAAAGAGTCACCAAAATCTGCCCATGAAACCAGCAAGGATGAGCTTTAA